The window TGCCTGTCAGGTCGAGATATTCATGAAGAAACTCAATCATTGGCATCCCAACAGGGACATCAATAGGGCCAACTTTTTGACCGTTGATGGTCAGGGTTAATGGCTTGCGCTCAATAATCGGAACGGCATTTTTGATATTCATGAGAGGGCCTTTTTAATTTTATCTACCGTAATAGGGAATTCATAAAAACGTTTCCCCGTCGCGTGGGTGAGGGCATTGCTGGTGGCGGGTAGGATAGGGATCATCCCCAATTCTGCCATGCCTTTTGGCGGTGAAGTTTCAGACAGCGGCGGTAAATAATCGATAGTTTGCTGCCAAACAGCTACGTCTTTTGCACGCGGCAGAACATAGCGGTTAAAGTTCCATGTACCATTACCCGGGCCATCGCCATACAGCGGAAGTTCTTCCATTAATGCATGTCCGATACCCATTGCTGTTCCCCCTTGAATTTGTCCTGAAACCAATTCAGGGACGATCATCGTACCGGGATCCATAATCATATGATGGCGCATAACCTCCACTTCTCCCGTCATAGTATTGACGTTGAGTTCAACTAAGCAACATGCAGGAGTCACTGTGGTTGGATCCGCTTTAGCACGCTGGGTTGGTGGGTAATAAGCCATTTTACGTTTGATAAAGTGATAACCGCCCGTTGTCATCTGTTTCTTCAATTCATTAGGTGCACCATCACCGTAACGTATGGATATGGCATCGAGAGGCAAGTTTTTTAACCCTACGGTTGGAATATCAAAATCAGCGCGTGCCCATTGCCAACTGGAATAGCCATGGACGGCGATCCCGGTGATCAACCCCATTTCATGGGCGCGTTTGGCTAATATATTGAATGGAATAGGTTTCATACCGCCACCACCGATACCGTCAGGACCAACACGAATATCTGAAAACTCAACATTTAAGCCATTGAATGCACCGCCTCCAGGACCTTCACTCCAAATACTTTTTGCCGCAGGCCATAAGGTGTTTTCCAGTAAGAAACGCCCTGCTTGACGTGTGCCAAAACCGATATAGTAAACCCCACTGGATGAGCTCATATCTGGGATCAGCGCTGGTGTCCAATAAGGATCATTTTTGGCCAATTCATCTTGTTTTTTCTGATCTGCCCAACTGGTTTTTAACGGGAGTTCAGCAAACTCTGTGACACCAAATTCCACGACATCAGGGGCTTTACTCAGAGCTTGCCATACCATGACCTGTTGGGCAGTGGTTCCTCCTGTGCCAATTTCTTGCATACAGTGGCGCATGGTCAGTTTGCCATCGGCATCAAATTCAAGGGAAAGGATGGTGGGAACACCACTAGAGCCATACACCTGTTGAACTTGTGCAAAGCCAACGCCGTAAAGTTTCCCGGGATTTTTAGCCTCATATTCGGCCTTGTTTTTCTCTCGTTCGACCCATATTGGGTGTTTTTCGGCGAGATTTAGCATTTCCACATTACGCGGATCACCTGCAATGACACCGCCTTGAGTATTGGGGTAGCCTTCTAAAATGGCATTACGACGGCGCAATTCGATCGGGTCGATATTTAGGTTGTGGGCGATTTCATCCACCATCAATTCGGTTATCGCCATGGATTGTAACGAACCAAAACCGCGCATCGAACCGGCTTCCACAGCAGGTGTTGCCATGGCGAGTGCAGTTAAATCGGATTTTGGAAAATAGTAAATCGACTGCGCCCCGCGCACTGCAACATGGGAAACCGCAACGGATAAATTTTCACGACCCCCACCATTACAGTTATACGTGCCTTTTAATATATCGAATTTACCCGTTTTTTTATCACCAATAATGGTTACGTCCATCTCAATGGAATGGCGCTTCATACCCATTTGGAATTGTTCATAACGGTCATTAGCCATGCGAACAGGGAGTCCGTCCGCATAGAAACTGGCAACCAATGCATAGAATGGAAAAACCGAATAATCCTTTGAACCATAACCGACAGTGGAACCTGTCAATAAAATGATGTTTTCAACAGAAAAGTTTTTATTATTCTTCGATAATTCAGCTGCGGCATTGACTACGCCTGCGGGAGATTGCGTTGCCGTCAAAATGTGTAGGGTTTTTGTTTGTGCATCATACCACGTGTTGCAGTTATCAGGCTCCATGGCACAAGGATCGATGGATTGGGAAAAACCGTGGCGCTCAAGGACAAATTTATCTGGGTTTTGGCGCGCAGCGGCAATTTCTTGCTCAATTTGCCGCGCGTAGTCCATGGCTCTTTCTTGCTTATCAGGATGTTGTTCGGCTTGATGTAGGGCTTGGATAAAGCCACCGCCACGATCTTTGCGGATAACGGGTGGAACGGTGATGGCATGTTTGGGGTCATAAGGAGGCCAAACAGGTGTGTTGCCATCAAAACCGCCTTTGATCCCTGAATCTTGGTAAGGAGAGAAGATTGAAGGGGAAAGTGGTGTTTCACCACCGATCCGCACATAACGCGCTGCGCCATAGTTGGCTGGCGGTTTAGGACCTGTGACGGCCCCGTATTTCACTGTGTTTGTCGCAAAGCGTAACATACGCTGAGCCGCACTGTATTTATCGAAGTCTTGATAAATTAAAATTGCAACGGGGTGGCCAATAATCGGGGCTGTTTCCCCTAATGGAACTAGCACATTGGTACCGTAAAATCCTTTACCCATTCCCGTATCTTGAGGAATATTTAGGCCGTCACGGATCAGGTCTTCTTGCAAAACAACTCTATCTGGTTGCAAGTTTGGCCCTAATATTGAAATATCAATGCCTTCGAATGTTTTCTCAGCGTCAGTGGCTTTTAACATAAAGGCATAACTTTGTTTTTTCGGCCAGCCGGGAATATCTTTGGCTCGGTAGTCTCGGGCAAAGTTTTTTCTACCTGTGACTTTTTCAACGCCATCCCAACGAAAGCGTGCTTTACCATTTTGCCCAATCCAATCAGTTTTTGCTGAGTCTGAGTCTAGCTCAACCGCAAGGGCAAAGGGAAGTTTCCCCACCATGACGGCAATTCCTGCGATGGTGCCTAATTTAATAAAATTACGTCTAGAAATATGTCCCGTCATTATGCACTCCTAAATTTTATTATTAGGGGGATTTACATTAGAGGCAGTGATAAAAAATGTGCTTATCTAATTAAATGTAAGATTATTTTATGACGAATAAATCAAATCATATTTAGATGATTAATATCTGATTACTCAATAAGTTACATAAATAGTATGGGTATCTATAAAGGGTTATGACAAATGAGTAAAGGGGTTTATACAAGAAAGTGAATAATTTTGATAAAGTCATCTTAATGAGACAATTTCGAATAAAATCGCTACTTAAGATTAAGGTTTATTAAGAGGATTAATAGGGTTTTAATTATCGTTAAATAAAAGGGATGTATAATTTAATATATAACAATTCTATTTTTGACGAATTAATGAAATGAAAAAACCAGACTGATTAACAAATATGATCAGTCTGGCTTTTTCAAGGGTTATTGGCGTAAGGCTTTGATGTGCTCTGGTGTCACATCGGCAGGTTGCCCACCCCATTCCACGCGCAAGAAATTGACGAGTTCACTGATTTGTTGGTCGCTCAGTTTATTGGCGAAGCCTGGCATACTCTGTAGGCTTTGGTTATTCGGAAATTGTTGCTCTGGTAACCCATCCAAGATGGTGTTGATCAGATTGGTGCTATCTGCATTTCGTAATGTCGAATTGCCTTTCATCGCAACAGCGACATTGGGTTTACCACTACCGTCATATGAATGACAACCTGAGCATGTTTCTAAATACACTTGGCGACCTTGGGCGTTACCTTCACCCATTTTTAAGGGTAATGTTGCCGGAGGGTTATCACCCATCAGGTAAGTGGCGATTGCGCTATTATCTTCAGGGGTTAAGTGTTGTGAACTGAGGTAGATCACTGGGTGCATATCACTGTAGGCTGAGCCTTGTGGGGCGATGCCAGTCATAAAAAATTGCTGTAAATCGGCTTTCGTCCAGCCTCTTGCCGCCAGCGCTTGTGGCGTAATATCCGGCGCAATAAAGCGTCCTAATGCCCCTCCTTTCATAAAGTTATCTAAATCCATTTCACCCAATTTGCCCCTTGGTGTGTGGCATTCTGCGCAGTGTTCCAATACGTTAACTAAATATTTTCCACGCAACCATTCAGGGGAACTGCCTTGAGAGACATCAGGAAGCGGTTTGTCATTGAAAAATAGTAAATTCCAACCAATCATCGCCATACGTTGGTTTAGCGGGAAAGGGAGTGAATTTTCAGGGGGGGCGACATCCACAGCAGGGCGGCTCATCAGATAACTGTAAATGGCATCAGAATCTTCCCGCGTTATCCCTTTATAAGAGGTATAAGGCATCGCAGGATAAAGGTGCTTACTTGGCGGTGAGATCCCTTGAGTCAGCGCTTTATAAAAATCATCTTTTGTCCAACGACCAATCCCGAAATCGGCAGAAGGGGTTAGGTTACTGCTGTAAATGATCCCAAAAGGTGTATCAAGGGGGAAACCGCCCGCAAGTGGCGCGCCGTTGGTGCTGGTATGGCAGGCTGCACAGTCACTGGCAAGGGTGAGGTATCGCCCCCGTTCAATTTCTTGAGGTGTGGCTGTGACTTTTTGTACAGGGCCGTCAAGTGTACGGCTTTCATACCAATAAAGCACTGCCCAAACGACAATGATAATTGCGATAAGCCATAAAATGATTTTTTTGATCATTTGATTGCCTCCTTGATAAGCCCCGGAGTTGCAAGAACAACCTCACGTACCGCTTGGTAGTAACGAACATAACCGGTACAACGACAAATATGGTTATTCAACGCTTGTTTAATGGCTTCTTCCAACTCTTCCTCTTTAATCGGATTACGCTGAAGCTCTTCAATAAAAATGGTAGCGGCATTGACAAATCCGGGGGTGCAATAGCCACATTGGAAACTAAAGTTTTCGATAAAGGCTTGTTGCACGGGGGATAATTTAACATCCCCATTTTCTTCTTTGGTGGCAGCACCTTCGATAGTGCGAATACTTTTGTTGTTAAAAAAGTGAGCGCCAGTAATGCAGGTGCGGATTTCTTCACTGGTGCCTGAAGGGTGGTCTA of the Providencia rettgeri genome contains:
- a CDS encoding xanthine dehydrogenase family protein molybdopterin-binding subunit; translated protein: MTGHISRRNFIKLGTIAGIAVMVGKLPFALAVELDSDSAKTDWIGQNGKARFRWDGVEKVTGRKNFARDYRAKDIPGWPKKQSYAFMLKATDAEKTFEGIDISILGPNLQPDRVVLQEDLIRDGLNIPQDTGMGKGFYGTNVLVPLGETAPIIGHPVAILIYQDFDKYSAAQRMLRFATNTVKYGAVTGPKPPANYGAARYVRIGGETPLSPSIFSPYQDSGIKGGFDGNTPVWPPYDPKHAITVPPVIRKDRGGGFIQALHQAEQHPDKQERAMDYARQIEQEIAAARQNPDKFVLERHGFSQSIDPCAMEPDNCNTWYDAQTKTLHILTATQSPAGVVNAAAELSKNNKNFSVENIILLTGSTVGYGSKDYSVFPFYALVASFYADGLPVRMANDRYEQFQMGMKRHSIEMDVTIIGDKKTGKFDILKGTYNCNGGGRENLSVAVSHVAVRGAQSIYYFPKSDLTALAMATPAVEAGSMRGFGSLQSMAITELMVDEIAHNLNIDPIELRRRNAILEGYPNTQGGVIAGDPRNVEMLNLAEKHPIWVEREKNKAEYEAKNPGKLYGVGFAQVQQVYGSSGVPTILSLEFDADGKLTMRHCMQEIGTGGTTAQQVMVWQALSKAPDVVEFGVTEFAELPLKTSWADQKKQDELAKNDPYWTPALIPDMSSSSGVYYIGFGTRQAGRFLLENTLWPAAKSIWSEGPGGGAFNGLNVEFSDIRVGPDGIGGGGMKPIPFNILAKRAHEMGLITGIAVHGYSSWQWARADFDIPTVGLKNLPLDAISIRYGDGAPNELKKQMTTGGYHFIKRKMAYYPPTQRAKADPTTVTPACCLVELNVNTMTGEVEVMRHHMIMDPGTMIVPELVSGQIQGGTAMGIGHALMEELPLYGDGPGNGTWNFNRYVLPRAKDVAVWQQTIDYLPPLSETSPPKGMAELGMIPILPATSNALTHATGKRFYEFPITVDKIKKALS
- a CDS encoding cytochrome c, which gives rise to MIKKIILWLIAIIIVVWAVLYWYESRTLDGPVQKVTATPQEIERGRYLTLASDCAACHTSTNGAPLAGGFPLDTPFGIIYSSNLTPSADFGIGRWTKDDFYKALTQGISPPSKHLYPAMPYTSYKGITREDSDAIYSYLMSRPAVDVAPPENSLPFPLNQRMAMIGWNLLFFNDKPLPDVSQGSSPEWLRGKYLVNVLEHCAECHTPRGKLGEMDLDNFMKGGALGRFIAPDITPQALAARGWTKADLQQFFMTGIAPQGSAYSDMHPVIYLSSQHLTPEDNSAIATYLMGDNPPATLPLKMGEGNAQGRQVYLETCSGCHSYDGSGKPNVAVAMKGNSTLRNADSTNLINTILDGLPEQQFPNNQSLQSMPGFANKLSDQQISELVNFLRVEWGGQPADVTPEHIKALRQ
- a CDS encoding (2Fe-2S)-binding protein encodes the protein MSLNYLPLTLTINGQSYGPMDIPEGLMMIDFLHEYVDLTGSRLGCGQGICHACVVILDHPSGTSEEIRTCITGAHFFNNKSIRTIEGAATKEENGDVKLSPVQQAFIENFSFQCGYCTPGFVNAATIFIEELQRNPIKEEELEEAIKQALNNHICRCTGYVRYYQAVREVVLATPGLIKEAIK